A window of the Streptomyces luomodiensis genome harbors these coding sequences:
- a CDS encoding spore-associated protein A: MAATAVLATAVAGTVALTPQASAAATAAYNGVCGSGYKVVNSAPIGTKGTVFLTYNSAKGKNCVVTVRNTTGKAVPMFAYLYVQGADESAEDGGAYTSYAGPVYGDGRGKCVDWAGGIDNQSTWTYGSNCAALKAHRVTKGW; the protein is encoded by the coding sequence ATGGCCGCCACCGCGGTTCTCGCCACCGCCGTCGCGGGCACCGTGGCCCTCACGCCGCAGGCGTCGGCCGCCGCCACGGCCGCGTACAACGGGGTCTGCGGCAGCGGGTACAAGGTGGTGAACTCGGCGCCCATCGGCACCAAGGGCACCGTCTTCCTCACCTACAACTCCGCCAAGGGCAAGAACTGCGTGGTCACCGTCCGGAACACCACGGGCAAGGCGGTTCCGATGTTCGCCTACCTGTATGTGCAGGGCGCCGACGAGTCGGCCGAGGACGGCGGCGCGTACACCTCGTACGCGGGGCCCGTGTACGGCGACGGGCGCGGCAAGTGCGTGGACTGGGCCGGGGGCATCGACAACCAGTCCACCTGGACCTACGGATCGAACTGCGCGGCCCTGAAGGCGCACCGCGTGACCAAGGGCTGGTAG
- a CDS encoding mechanosensitive ion channel family protein: MNRALTVHDVIVVGAALVCGAAAGVLLRLGLRWLGERARSTRWSGDDIIVDTLRSLAPWAAMAAGVAAAAAALPLTPTVGHDVDQVLVAVLILVTTVTAARVVADLVRSLALSRSGVAGTATIFVNITRIAVLAMGVLILLETLGVSIAPLLTALGVGGLAVALALQDTLANLFAGVHILASKTVQPGHYIRLSSGEEGYVVDINWRNTAVRQLSDNLVIIPNAKLGNTIMTNFHQPEQQMSVMVQGRVGYGSDLDHVERVTVEVAGKVMAAVEGGVVDHEASVRFHTFGESGIDFSVFLRALEFSDQYLIKHEFMKELHRRFRAEGIEIPLPTRTLVLPDQDRPPLPGRPVI, encoded by the coding sequence ATGAACCGGGCACTCACCGTGCATGACGTCATCGTCGTCGGGGCGGCGCTGGTCTGCGGCGCGGCGGCGGGTGTGCTGCTGCGCCTGGGCTTGCGCTGGCTGGGCGAACGGGCCCGGTCCACCCGGTGGAGCGGCGACGACATCATCGTGGACACGCTGCGCTCACTGGCGCCGTGGGCGGCGATGGCCGCCGGTGTCGCCGCCGCGGCCGCCGCGCTGCCGCTGACCCCCACGGTCGGACACGACGTCGATCAGGTGCTGGTGGCGGTGCTGATCCTGGTCACCACGGTCACGGCGGCGCGGGTGGTGGCCGATCTGGTGCGCTCGCTGGCGCTGTCCCGCTCCGGGGTGGCGGGAACGGCCACCATCTTCGTGAACATCACGCGGATCGCCGTGCTGGCGATGGGTGTGCTGATCCTGCTGGAGACGCTGGGCGTCTCGATCGCGCCCCTGCTCACCGCGCTGGGCGTGGGCGGTCTGGCGGTCGCCCTGGCCCTCCAGGACACCCTGGCCAATCTCTTCGCGGGCGTGCACATCCTCGCCTCCAAGACGGTGCAGCCCGGCCACTACATCCGGCTCAGCAGCGGGGAGGAGGGGTACGTGGTCGACATCAACTGGCGCAACACGGCGGTACGACAGCTGTCGGACAACCTCGTCATCATCCCGAACGCCAAGCTCGGCAACACCATCATGACCAACTTTCACCAGCCCGAGCAGCAGATGTCGGTCATGGTGCAGGGCAGGGTCGGCTACGGAAGCGATCTGGATCACGTCGAGCGGGTGACCGTCGAGGTGGCCGGGAAGGTGATGGCCGCCGTCGAGGGCGGGGTCGTCGACCACGAGGCGAGCGTGCGCTTCCACACCTTCGGAGAGTCCGGCATCGACTTCTCGGTGTTTCTGCGGGCCCTGGAGTTCAGCGACCAGTACCTCATCAAGCACGAGTTCATGAAGGAGCTGCACCGCCGGTTCCGGGCCGAGGGCATCGAGATCCCGCTGCCCACCCGTACGCTCGTCCTGCCGGACCAGGACCGGCCGCCGCTGCCGGGCCGGCCGGTGATCTGA
- a CDS encoding biotin-dependent carboxyltransferase family protein, producing the protein MTAAAVESPRASARHAGADARLTVADAGMGTSVQDLGRPGLAHLGVPAAGPADRRGFTLANRLVGNPENTPALETTLGGLVVTLSRSRYVAVTGAPAPVTVDGVPVSEPALVHLPAGARLAIGRPWAGCRTYLAVSGGVEAERVLGSASRDSLTGLGPEPVRAGTVLGIGPARPVPAVPLELAFSPVPGGGSMTARFRWGPRHDLFSAADRHRLTATAWRVSAQCDRVGARLTGPPLSIGSVDLASEGTVRGAIQVPPSGEPIVFLSDHPVTGGYPVIGVLTDADCDLLGQAVPGDELRLVPAPSATPRRSP; encoded by the coding sequence ATGACGGCCGCCGCGGTCGAGAGCCCCAGGGCCTCGGCGCGTCACGCCGGTGCGGACGCCCGGCTGACCGTGGCCGACGCGGGAATGGGCACCAGCGTCCAGGATCTGGGCCGGCCGGGGCTGGCGCATCTGGGCGTGCCCGCGGCGGGTCCCGCCGACCGGCGCGGCTTCACCCTCGCCAACCGGCTGGTCGGGAACCCGGAGAACACCCCGGCCCTGGAGACGACGCTCGGCGGACTGGTCGTCACGCTGTCCCGGTCCCGCTATGTGGCGGTCACCGGCGCACCGGCCCCGGTCACGGTGGACGGGGTGCCGGTGAGCGAACCGGCCCTGGTCCATCTGCCCGCCGGGGCCCGGCTGGCGATCGGCCGCCCCTGGGCCGGCTGCCGGACCTATCTGGCCGTCTCCGGCGGCGTCGAGGCGGAGCGGGTGCTCGGCTCGGCCTCGCGTGACTCGCTCACCGGGCTCGGCCCGGAACCGGTCCGCGCCGGGACGGTGCTCGGCATCGGCCCCGCGCGTCCGGTCCCCGCGGTCCCGCTGGAGCTGGCGTTCAGCCCGGTGCCCGGCGGCGGTTCGATGACCGCCCGGTTCCGGTGGGGGCCGCGGCACGATCTGTTCAGCGCCGCCGACCGGCACCGGCTGACCGCGACCGCCTGGCGGGTCTCCGCGCAGTGCGACCGGGTGGGCGCGCGGCTGACCGGTCCGCCGCTGTCGATCGGCTCGGTCGATCTGGCCAGCGAGGGGACCGTACGCGGCGCCATCCAGGTGCCGCCCTCCGGAGAGCCGATCGTCTTCCTGTCCGACCACCCGGTCACCGGCGGCTATCCCGTCATCGGTGTGCTCACGGACGCCGACTGCGATCTCCTCGGCCAGGCCGTCCCCGGGGACGAGCTGCGGCTGGTGCCCGCGCCGTCCGCCACACCGCGCCGGTCCCCCTGA
- a CDS encoding class I SAM-dependent methyltransferase: MPAKNLTANRSALGHRVSYALRHPHRVPRHLVRATRDAWLRYRYPDHVSYYRAVMRSDTRTSPEAAVGSRTHERWLALGAMQFDYLLGHGLRPEHRMLEIGCGNLRAGWRFISHLEPGHYYGIDISPEILAAAQDTLVRQGLQNRLPTLTPVRDLTLRFLPDAHFDVVHAHSVFSHSPLPVIEECLAHVGRVMAPGGWFDFTFDRTEGVEHQVLREDFYYRTETLITLAEKHGLSARFMTDWEELPHGQSKIRVTHREAGQTP; encoded by the coding sequence ATGCCCGCCAAGAACCTCACCGCCAACCGCTCCGCCCTCGGTCACCGTGTCTCCTACGCGCTGCGCCATCCGCACCGCGTACCGCGCCACCTGGTCCGTGCCACCCGGGACGCCTGGCTGCGCTACCGCTACCCGGACCACGTCTCCTACTACCGCGCGGTGATGCGGTCCGACACCCGCACCAGCCCGGAGGCGGCGGTCGGCAGCCGCACCCACGAGCGGTGGCTGGCGCTGGGCGCGATGCAGTTCGACTATCTCCTCGGCCACGGTCTGCGGCCGGAACACCGGATGCTGGAGATCGGCTGCGGCAATCTGCGCGCGGGCTGGCGGTTCATCAGCCATCTGGAACCGGGTCACTACTACGGCATCGACATCTCGCCCGAGATCCTCGCGGCCGCGCAGGACACACTGGTGCGCCAGGGGCTCCAGAACCGCCTCCCCACCCTCACCCCGGTCCGCGACCTGACGCTGCGGTTCCTGCCCGACGCCCACTTCGACGTGGTGCACGCGCACAGCGTCTTCTCGCACTCGCCGCTGCCGGTCATCGAGGAGTGCCTGGCCCATGTCGGGCGCGTCATGGCGCCGGGCGGCTGGTTCGACTTCACCTTCGACCGCACCGAGGGCGTGGAACACCAGGTGCTGCGGGAGGACTTCTACTACCGCACCGAGACGCTCATCACCCTGGCGGAGAAGCACGGGCTGTCGGCCCGGTTCATGACGGACTGGGAGGAGCTGCCGCACGGTCAGTCCAAGATCCGGGTCACCCACCGGGAGGCCGGACAGACGCCGTGA
- a CDS encoding VOC family protein produces the protein MTAQSPDLVPFHLAIPVDDIDAAREFYGKVLGFSEGRSDTKWIDWNFRGHQVVTHQVGDGPSKTPRDGIAGTNPVDGHQVPVPHFGLVLPVPEFQELAERLTARGTDFVIEPYVRFQGEPGEQWTMFFLDPAGNALEFKAFADLGQLFAV, from the coding sequence ATGACCGCACAGTCCCCCGACCTCGTCCCGTTCCACCTGGCCATCCCCGTCGACGACATCGACGCCGCCCGTGAGTTCTACGGCAAGGTGCTCGGCTTCTCCGAGGGCCGCTCGGACACCAAGTGGATCGACTGGAACTTCCGCGGCCACCAGGTGGTCACCCACCAGGTGGGCGACGGCCCGTCGAAGACGCCGCGCGACGGTATCGCCGGGACCAACCCGGTCGACGGTCACCAGGTGCCCGTACCGCACTTCGGCCTGGTGCTCCCGGTGCCGGAGTTCCAGGAGCTCGCGGAGCGGCTCACGGCGCGGGGCACCGACTTCGTCATCGAGCCGTACGTCCGCTTCCAGGGCGAGCCGGGCGAGCAGTGGACGATGTTCTTCCTCGACCCCGCCGGAAACGCCCTGGAGTTCAAGGCGTTCGCCGACCTCGGGCAGCTCTTCGCGGTCTGA
- a CDS encoding MFS transporter codes for MASVPTSVNTPGPAAADPDRPAHDPRPRRAALAAAAGTAIEYYEFGVYGYLAVVLGPHFFPGDDPTAALLATLAVFGSAFLMRPLGGVLLGRLGDRVGRKPVLILTVVGMGTATMAVGLLPTADTVGVAAPFALLLVRLAQGFFAGGEVTGSATYLAEAAPPGRRGFFGAFTPVGVALGGGAAALVAGVVSTVLSERQLEAYGWRIPFLLSFPLILVALAARRHLADSEAFLEKKRDRATAKAPLREVLTRHRGPVLKVTLLATGSNCGYWVGLIFMNIYLTSNLGYPKSSTFWIMGGIGLFVACLMPLFGALSDRLGRKKVITLGFAGYGVLVIPAMLVMGLGNFPLAILAMVVLAVPMPIVQSVTYPTYAELFPTEVRYTGLSFSFNIGTILGGGLSPYLATWLIDGTGNLLAPGYLLMGAVVIALLTLRTVKESSREALA; via the coding sequence ATGGCGAGCGTACCAACGTCAGTGAACACCCCAGGGCCCGCCGCGGCGGACCCGGACCGGCCCGCGCACGACCCGCGCCCCCGCAGGGCGGCGCTGGCCGCCGCGGCGGGAACCGCCATCGAATACTACGAGTTCGGTGTCTACGGCTATCTGGCCGTCGTCCTCGGACCGCACTTCTTTCCCGGCGACGACCCCACCGCCGCCCTGCTGGCCACGCTGGCGGTCTTCGGCAGCGCCTTCCTGATGCGGCCGCTGGGCGGTGTGCTCCTCGGCCGCCTCGGGGACCGCGTCGGCCGCAAGCCGGTGCTGATCCTCACCGTGGTGGGCATGGGCACCGCCACCATGGCCGTCGGGCTGCTGCCGACGGCCGACACCGTCGGGGTGGCCGCTCCCTTCGCACTGCTGCTGGTGCGCCTCGCCCAGGGGTTCTTCGCGGGCGGGGAGGTGACCGGTTCGGCCACCTATCTCGCCGAGGCGGCGCCGCCCGGCAGGCGGGGCTTCTTCGGCGCGTTCACCCCGGTCGGGGTGGCCCTCGGCGGTGGCGCGGCCGCGCTGGTGGCGGGGGTGGTCTCGACCGTGCTGAGCGAGCGTCAGCTGGAGGCGTACGGCTGGCGGATCCCGTTCCTGCTGTCGTTCCCGCTGATCCTGGTGGCGCTGGCGGCCCGCCGCCATCTGGCGGACTCCGAGGCGTTCCTGGAGAAGAAGCGGGACCGCGCCACGGCCAAGGCGCCGCTGCGCGAGGTGCTGACCCGCCATCGCGGTCCGGTGCTCAAGGTCACGCTGCTGGCCACCGGGTCCAACTGCGGCTACTGGGTGGGCCTGATCTTCATGAACATCTATCTCACCTCCAACCTGGGCTATCCCAAGTCCTCCACCTTCTGGATCATGGGCGGGATCGGGCTGTTCGTGGCCTGTCTGATGCCCCTGTTCGGGGCACTCTCCGACCGCCTGGGCCGCAAGAAGGTCATCACCCTCGGCTTCGCCGGGTACGGCGTCCTGGTCATCCCCGCCATGCTGGTGATGGGGCTCGGCAACTTCCCGCTGGCCATCCTCGCCATGGTCGTCCTGGCGGTGCCGATGCCGATCGTCCAGTCGGTGACGTACCCGACCTACGCCGAGCTCTTCCCCACCGAAGTGCGCTACACCGGGCTGTCGTTCAGCTTCAACATCGGCACCATCCTCGGCGGCGGGCTGAGCCCCTATCTGGCCACCTGGCTGATCGACGGTACCGGCAACCTGCTGGCGCCCGGCTACCTGCTGATGGGCGCCGTGGTGATCGCCCTGCTCACCCTGCGCACGGTCAAGGAATCCAGCCGGGAGGCGCTGGCATGA
- a CDS encoding GntR family transcriptional regulator, protein MSRDDRGPHGGAGGAGTLTDELRRLIVSGVYPPGHRLIQEELADRFGVSRIPLREAIRTLSSEGLLVTKPGQGTFVTQLDLDEIDEIYNLRRLIEPSFAEHVTERVSRRDISRFEKMVAHMDRVQDVGADSWSRTNLAFHLDMYRLARLPMRYEIIAQMYHRLEPYSRFYVHGTSAYERVQCEHSAMVGALADGDAEELARQIMAHIDGGQRGLHAAWENSTDTIRAYWAESAR, encoded by the coding sequence ATGAGTCGAGATGATCGAGGTCCGCACGGCGGTGCCGGGGGCGCCGGCACGCTCACCGATGAGCTGCGCAGGCTGATTGTCAGCGGCGTTTATCCGCCGGGCCACCGTCTTATCCAGGAAGAACTCGCGGACCGTTTCGGTGTGAGCCGCATTCCGCTCCGTGAGGCCATCCGGACCCTCAGCAGTGAGGGACTGCTGGTCACCAAGCCCGGTCAGGGCACCTTTGTGACCCAGCTGGACCTGGATGAGATCGATGAAATCTACAATCTCCGGCGGCTGATCGAGCCGAGTTTCGCCGAGCATGTCACCGAGCGGGTTTCCCGACGCGACATCAGCAGATTCGAGAAGATGGTCGCGCATATGGACCGCGTCCAGGACGTCGGCGCGGATTCCTGGTCCCGGACGAATCTCGCCTTCCATCTCGACATGTACCGGCTCGCCCGGCTGCCCATGCGGTACGAGATCATCGCGCAGATGTACCACCGGCTGGAGCCGTACTCACGGTTCTATGTGCACGGCACCTCGGCGTACGAGCGGGTGCAGTGCGAGCACTCGGCGATGGTCGGCGCGCTGGCCGACGGCGACGCCGAGGAGCTGGCCCGGCAGATCATGGCGCATATCGACGGCGGTCAGCGGGGGCTGCACGCCGCGTGGGAGAACAGCACCGACACCATCCGGGCGTACTGGGCGGAGTCGGCGCGATGA
- a CDS encoding response regulator encodes MSRTPAVPSAPAVRLLLCDDHAVVRAGLRALLASTEGIEVVGEAGSGEEALAMAARLRPDVVLMDLQLGAGMDGVTATRRLVSGEPPAPRVLVLTMFDTDADITRAIEAGATGYLLKAERPEELFAAIRNAASGRTALSAPVADRVLARMRSPRPGLSERERDILRQLARGLGNRDIARALFISEATVKTHLGRIYGKLGVETRAGAVAVATERRLLP; translated from the coding sequence ATGAGCCGGACCCCCGCGGTTCCCTCCGCCCCCGCCGTACGGCTGCTGCTCTGCGACGACCACGCCGTGGTGCGGGCCGGGCTGCGTGCGCTGCTGGCCAGCACCGAGGGCATCGAGGTGGTCGGCGAGGCGGGCAGCGGCGAGGAGGCCCTCGCCATGGCCGCCCGGCTCCGGCCCGATGTGGTGCTGATGGACCTCCAGCTCGGGGCGGGCATGGACGGGGTGACCGCCACCCGGCGGCTGGTCTCCGGCGAGCCGCCCGCGCCCCGCGTCCTGGTGCTCACCATGTTCGACACCGACGCCGACATCACCCGTGCCATCGAGGCCGGGGCCACCGGCTATCTGCTCAAGGCCGAGCGGCCCGAGGAACTGTTCGCGGCGATCCGGAACGCCGCCTCCGGCCGTACCGCGCTGTCGGCCCCGGTCGCCGACCGGGTGCTGGCCCGGATGCGCAGCCCGCGGCCCGGACTGTCCGAGCGGGAGCGCGACATCCTCCGGCAGCTGGCCCGTGGCCTGGGCAACCGGGACATCGCGCGAGCGCTGTTCATCAGCGAGGCCACGGTCAAGACCCATCTGGGGCGGATCTACGGGAAATTGGGGGTCGAGACCAGGGCCGGGGCGGTGGCGGTGGCCACCGAGCGGCGGCTGCTGCCCTGA
- a CDS encoding LamB/YcsF family protein, protein MSVAINSDVGEGFGAWGPADEGPLLDQVTAANVACGFHAGDPDILRRTCEASAARGVAIGAQVSYRDLAGFGRRFIDVPPATLVNELLYQMGALEVFARLAGSRVSYVKAHGALYNTAAHHGGHAAALVEAVARYDRSLPLLCQPRTEVWSRAVQAGLCPLAEGFADRGYTDEGLLVARSQPGALITDPEEAARRAVRMAESGTVTSVTGRTVRIAPDGGAVAAVCVHSDTPGAVAIAAAVRAGLASAGIEVGVPCAPSAGSRDLAEATVRP, encoded by the coding sequence ATGAGCGTGGCCATCAACAGCGATGTGGGCGAGGGGTTCGGGGCGTGGGGCCCGGCCGATGAGGGCCCCCTGCTCGACCAGGTCACGGCCGCCAACGTGGCCTGCGGCTTCCACGCGGGCGACCCCGACATCCTGCGGCGCACCTGTGAGGCGAGCGCGGCGCGCGGTGTGGCGATCGGCGCCCAGGTCTCCTACCGGGATCTGGCGGGCTTCGGCCGGCGCTTCATCGACGTACCACCGGCCACCTTGGTCAATGAACTGCTGTACCAGATGGGCGCGTTGGAGGTGTTCGCCCGGCTGGCCGGGAGCCGGGTCAGCTATGTGAAGGCCCATGGCGCGCTCTACAACACCGCGGCGCACCACGGTGGCCACGCGGCCGCCCTGGTCGAGGCGGTGGCCCGGTACGACCGGAGCCTGCCGCTGCTGTGCCAGCCCCGTACGGAGGTCTGGTCGCGAGCCGTCCAGGCGGGGCTGTGCCCGCTGGCCGAGGGATTCGCGGACCGCGGCTACACGGACGAGGGGCTGCTGGTGGCCCGCTCGCAGCCGGGTGCGCTGATCACCGACCCCGAGGAGGCGGCCCGGCGCGCGGTGCGCATGGCCGAGTCGGGGACGGTGACCTCGGTGACCGGCCGTACGGTGCGGATCGCCCCGGACGGCGGGGCGGTGGCGGCGGTGTGCGTGCACAGCGACACCCCCGGGGCGGTGGCCATCGCCGCGGCGGTGCGCGCGGGGCTGGCCTCCGCCGGTATCGAGGTCGGTGTGCCGTGCGCGCCGTCCGCCGGGAGCCGGGACCTGGCCGAGGCCACGGTGCGCCCATGA
- a CDS encoding MFS transporter → MDMRRNDVDRGWPFLVAAYAFVVTMCGTTLPTPLYSLYQRQFGFSSLMVTVIFAVYAVGVIAALLLFGHVSDFIGRRPVLLAALVLSGLSAVCFLLAGGLPQLFTGRVLSGLSAGLATGTGTVTVIELAPPRRRRGATFVATAANLGGLGVGPLLAGVPAQYAPAPLRLVFVVDLALVAVAAAGVLALPETVRRRGRPPLRPQRMRVPKEMRSTFAAAAMAGFAGFATLGLFTSVSPTFLSEVEGERNLAVAGAVAFSVFAASIGGQALGRRLGPDRSLPGGCAVLVAGMATIAASLAIASLALLVLGAVVAGTGQGLSFHAAVRVVTEHSPADRRAEVTSALFVLMYLALSIPVIGVGALSVAVGLRSAGLIFTGCVALLAAATLLRLRLRPAGAPGR, encoded by the coding sequence ATGGACATGCGCCGTAACGACGTGGACCGGGGATGGCCGTTCCTCGTGGCCGCCTACGCCTTCGTGGTCACGATGTGCGGTACGACCCTGCCCACCCCGCTGTACTCCCTCTATCAGCGGCAGTTCGGCTTCTCGTCGCTCATGGTCACGGTGATCTTCGCCGTCTACGCGGTGGGGGTCATCGCCGCGCTGCTGCTGTTCGGCCATGTGTCCGACTTCATCGGGCGCCGGCCCGTCCTGCTGGCCGCGCTGGTGCTGTCGGGCCTGAGCGCGGTGTGCTTCCTCCTCGCCGGCGGGCTGCCCCAGCTGTTCACCGGCCGCGTCCTGTCAGGGCTGTCCGCGGGCCTGGCCACCGGCACCGGCACCGTGACCGTGATCGAGCTGGCACCGCCGCGCCGGCGCCGTGGCGCCACCTTCGTCGCGACCGCCGCCAACCTGGGCGGCCTCGGCGTCGGCCCGCTGCTGGCGGGCGTGCCGGCGCAGTACGCCCCGGCGCCGCTGCGGCTGGTGTTCGTGGTGGACCTGGCGCTGGTGGCGGTGGCCGCCGCCGGGGTGCTCGCCCTCCCGGAGACCGTACGGAGACGGGGGCGCCCGCCGCTGCGGCCACAGCGGATGCGGGTGCCCAAGGAGATGCGCTCGACGTTCGCCGCCGCGGCCATGGCGGGGTTCGCGGGCTTCGCCACGCTGGGCCTGTTCACCTCGGTCTCGCCGACGTTCCTGAGCGAGGTGGAGGGGGAGCGCAACCTCGCGGTCGCCGGTGCCGTGGCGTTCTCCGTGTTCGCCGCCTCGATCGGCGGGCAGGCGCTGGGCCGGCGGCTGGGCCCGGACCGGTCGCTGCCCGGGGGATGCGCGGTGCTGGTGGCCGGTATGGCAACCATCGCCGCCTCGCTGGCCATCGCGTCGCTGGCGCTGCTGGTGCTGGGGGCCGTGGTCGCGGGGACGGGGCAGGGGCTGTCGTTCCACGCGGCCGTACGGGTGGTGACCGAGCACAGCCCGGCCGACCGGCGCGCCGAGGTCACCTCCGCCCTGTTCGTCCTGATGTACCTGGCGCTCTCGATTCCGGTGATCGGCGTGGGGGCGCTGTCGGTCGCGGTCGGACTGCGGTCCGCGGGGCTGATCTTCACCGGCTGTGTGGCCCTGCTGGCCGCGGCCACGCTGCTGCGGCTGCGGCTGCGCCCGGCCGGGGCGCCCGGCCGCTGA
- a CDS encoding 5-oxoprolinase subunit B family protein, whose protein sequence is MTDISTAAASTAATTAPASPAAPAAAAAADRAVLRRAGDRGWLIDCRALRPAQLATAIRERRWARELREVVPAARTVLVVAEDGAGMDRLAARLRALLDEGAGGPGRAGSAAAPRTVVIPVRYDGPDLAAVAERAGVSPEEVARLHTEAEHTVAFFGFAPGFAYLDGLPEPLRLPRLTSPRARVPAGVVAIAGNQSVVYPGGTPGGWHQIGTTTTRLWDVTAEPPNRLSVGDRVVFRAVGS, encoded by the coding sequence ATGACCGACATATCGACGGCGGCCGCGTCAACGGCAGCCACGACGGCCCCGGCGTCCCCGGCAGCCCCGGCGGCCGCGGCCGCAGCGGATCGGGCGGTGCTGCGCCGGGCCGGCGACCGGGGCTGGCTGATCGACTGCCGCGCGCTGCGCCCCGCCCAGCTGGCCACCGCGATCCGGGAGCGGCGCTGGGCGCGGGAGCTGCGGGAGGTCGTCCCCGCCGCCAGGACCGTCCTGGTGGTGGCCGAGGACGGGGCCGGGATGGACCGGCTGGCGGCGCGGCTGCGCGCACTGCTGGACGAGGGCGCGGGAGGGCCCGGCCGGGCCGGGTCCGCCGCCGCGCCGCGCACGGTGGTGATTCCCGTCCGCTACGACGGACCGGATCTGGCGGCGGTGGCCGAGCGCGCCGGGGTCTCGCCCGAGGAGGTCGCCCGGCTCCACACCGAGGCCGAACACACGGTGGCCTTCTTCGGGTTCGCGCCCGGCTTCGCCTATCTGGACGGTCTGCCCGAGCCGCTGCGGCTGCCCCGGCTGACCAGCCCCCGGGCCCGGGTGCCCGCGGGGGTGGTGGCCATCGCCGGGAACCAGTCGGTGGTCTACCCCGGGGGCACTCCCGGCGGCTGGCACCAGATCGGCACCACCACGACCCGGTTGTGGGACGTGACCGCCGAACCGCCCAACCGGCTCTCGGTCGGCGACCGCGTCGTCTTCCGGGCGGTCGGCTCATGA
- a CDS encoding sensor histidine kinase, with protein MTAVLHIAFFLLLGSSLVRYLLRDTGDAPNLWVIALFVAFGALYLPGRWPAPEAGPGGRPSGRYLVWLAAVLAAWVALLVLAPSAAWCAMPLFFTGLHTLPTRFAVPLAAVLTALVVASKLRFMHDGFDPNALIAPPAIAAVAAAVLIHLRRQSARQRVLIDDLVRTRRDLAATERRAGILAERQRLSSEIHDTLAQGLSSQRMLLQAADRTWETDPRAARGHMRDAAEIVSRSLAEARRFVQDLAPADLAERSLAQALGALAERESATGPAVDFRLDGPPGPLPERVAAALLRIAQGALANVREHAGASRAALTLTCMGDQICLDIADDGRGFDTDAVPAPGTDRSRGHGLPAMRARVRQLGGTLTVESDPGEGTVVSAAIPLEPHPAPVPDRPLETTP; from the coding sequence CTGACGGCGGTCCTGCACATCGCGTTCTTCCTGCTGCTGGGCTCCTCGCTGGTGCGCTATCTGCTCCGGGACACCGGCGACGCGCCGAACCTCTGGGTCATCGCGCTCTTCGTGGCCTTCGGCGCGCTCTACCTGCCCGGCCGGTGGCCGGCGCCCGAGGCCGGCCCCGGCGGCCGGCCCTCCGGCCGGTACCTGGTCTGGCTGGCGGCGGTGCTGGCCGCATGGGTCGCGCTGCTGGTCCTCGCGCCGAGCGCGGCCTGGTGTGCCATGCCGCTGTTCTTCACCGGTCTGCACACCCTGCCCACCCGGTTCGCGGTGCCCCTGGCCGCCGTACTCACCGCGCTGGTCGTCGCCTCCAAACTGCGGTTCATGCACGACGGCTTCGACCCCAACGCGCTGATCGCGCCGCCCGCCATCGCCGCCGTGGCCGCCGCCGTCCTCATCCACCTGCGGCGCCAGTCGGCCCGGCAGCGGGTGCTGATCGACGATCTGGTCCGCACCCGCCGCGATCTGGCCGCGACCGAGCGGCGGGCGGGCATCCTGGCCGAGCGCCAGCGGCTGTCCTCGGAGATCCACGACACCCTCGCCCAGGGCCTGTCCAGCCAGCGGATGCTGTTGCAGGCCGCCGACCGCACCTGGGAGACGGACCCGCGGGCGGCCCGGGGCCATATGCGGGACGCGGCTGAGATCGTGTCCCGCAGCCTGGCCGAGGCCCGCCGGTTCGTCCAGGACCTCGCCCCGGCCGACCTCGCCGAGCGCTCCCTGGCCCAGGCGCTCGGTGCGCTCGCCGAGCGGGAGAGCGCCACGGGGCCGGCGGTGGACTTCCGGCTCGACGGCCCGCCCGGCCCGCTGCCCGAGCGGGTGGCGGCCGCGCTGCTGCGCATCGCCCAGGGCGCGCTGGCCAATGTGCGGGAGCACGCCGGGGCGAGCCGGGCCGCGCTCACCCTGACCTGCATGGGCGACCAGATCTGTCTGGACATCGCCGACGACGGCCGTGGTTTCGACACCGACGCCGTTCCGGCCCCCGGAACGGACCGGTCGCGTGGACACGGGCTGCCGGCCATGCGGGCCCGGGTACGGCAGCTGGGCGGCACGCTCACCGTGGAATCCGACCCCGGGGAGGGGACGGTCGTCTCGGCCGCCATCCCCCTGGAACCCCACCCCGCCCCCGTCCCCGACCGCCCCCTGGAGACCACACCATGA